In Argonema galeatum A003/A1, the genomic stretch GTAAAAATTTAACCCTCAATGACAACAGAAAATTTCCCGTACCACTCTTACACAAACGAGGCAACCGAACACGATATCATACGACGTTATCTAAAATAGTTGAATCGACTATGCCCAACACAACCTACCATTTGATCTAACGCCCGCAATAATATGCCTAAAAAACAATCTGTACTTTTACATTATATACAATCTCTGGCCAAACAAGCTAGGCAGATTATTGGATTTACCAAATTACAGAATCTGAAACGGAGTTGTGCCATATTTTGGGGTTTAGGGATAGTACTTTCGGCACACTGCATATTCACAGAGCCAGCAATTTCCAAAGAAAGTTTGGATTGGCTAAATTTTAGTTATAATTTAACACAAAGTAATTCAATTAAAACACTAATAACTCAAAATTATATATCCTCAGATGCTCGGCAATTGTTGCAACAAGGGAAATCATTATACCAGGCAGAAAAGTTTTCGGATGCTCTCAGAATATGGCAGGAAGCAGAAACAATCTTTGCAGCTAAAAAAGATGTGTTAAATCAAGCTTTAGCACTTAATTTTATTTCATTGGCTTATCAAAAACTTGGGAATTGGGAGAATGCCAAAAGAGCTATATTATCCAGTTTAAATATTCTGCAAACAGTAAGAAATGCAGGTCGAGAACGGGCGCAAATTCTTGGTATTGCCTTAAACACCCAAGGTCGTCTCCAACTGTCTTTAGGACAACCAGAAGACGCTCTAACTAGCTTGCAACAAGCTACTGCTGCATACACGCAAGCAGGCGATGAAGCCGGGATTACTGGCAGCACAATCAACTTGGCCCAAACTCTACAAACTCTGGGATTTTCTCGTCGAGCATCCAAAACATTAGAAGATTTAGAAAAACGTCTGCAAAATCAACCCGATTCTCCGATCAAATCCACAGGATTGCTGACGCTTGCTAACGCCCTTCGCATTAGTGGCGATCTAGACAAATCCCTGCAAATATGTCAACAAAGTTTGGCAATAGCCCAACGCTTACAATCTCCTCCAGATATCGGTATCGCTTTGCTCAATTTGGGTAATATCGAAAGAAGCTTAGCCAAAAGAGTAGAAGATTTCGCAGCAGATTCCGAGGACAGAGAAGAAGTAGAACAAAAAATTAAACTAGCTTTAGAATACTACCGACAAGCGGCAAACATATCTAATTATGGAACTACACGGCTTCAGGCAAACTTAAATCAACTGAGCTTATTAGTGGATAGCAAACAGCGGTCTGAGGCTCAAGTGTTGCAGTCTGAAATTCAGTCTGAAATTACTCAATTACCCCCCAGTCAGATCGCAATTTACGCTCGAATTAACTTGGCTCAAAGTTTGATGAAGCTGAAACTGGGGACTGGGGAACAAGCAATAACTAATTACCAAGATATCGCTCAACTTTTAGCTAAAGCTTCTCAGGAGGCAAAAAGTTTGGGAGATAAGCGAGCTGAATCTTTCGCACTCGGAAATCTTGGCGAATTGTACGAACAAGCTAAGCAATTTGATAGCGCCCAACAGTTAACTCAGCAAGCGCTACTTTTGGCTCAGGCGAATAATGCAGAGGATATTGCTTATCGGTGGCAATGGCAGTTGGGACGTTTGCTCAAAGCTGAAGGCCGAACTCAGGATGCTATTACAGCTTACACTGAAGCGGTTATCACTTTACAATCCCTCCGCAGCGATTTAGCTACTATCAATCCAGACGTTCAGTTTTCCTTTCGGGATAGTGTGGAACCCGTCTATCGGCAGCTATTCGATTTGCTTTTGCAACCCCCCCCTGTGTCCCCCCCCGTACACGAGGGGGGAGGAAAGGGGGAGGTGAGTCAAAAAAACCTGGTTCAAGCCCGTAACGTTATTGAATCTCTACAATTAGCTGAACTGGATAATTTTTTCCGGGAAGCTTGTCTGGATGCAATACCAGAATTGATTGATAAGATCGATCGCACGGCGGCTGTTATCTATCCAGTTATTTTAGACGATCGAATAGAAGTAATTCTCAGTCTCCCGCAGCAGCCTCTGCGTAACTACACCACACAAATTGAACAGAAGCAGGTTGAAAGTACCCTTAACGATCTCAGACAAGCCTTGGGTATTCGTCACTCCAACCAAGAGGAGCGCTTGCGTCTTTCTCAACAGGTGTATGACTGGCTGATTCGGCCCATCGAGACAGAATTAAAGACGAGTGGGGTACAAACGTTGGTGTTTGTATTAGATGGTTCGTTGCGGAATATCCCAATGGCTGCTCTCTACAACGGCGATCGGTATTTGGTGGAACAGTATAGCATTGCCCTGACTCCAGGTTTGCAGTTGCTAAAGCGACAACCGCTGACGCGAGGTAGGCTGAGGGCTTTGGCTGGTGGATTGAGCGAGTCGCGCCAGGGGTTTTCTGCTCTACCTGGTGTGAGAGCAGAATTGGCGCTAGTGAATGCTGAAGTTCGCGGTACAACAAGGCTTTTGAATCAGGAGTTTACCAGCGCGACTCTCGAAAGTGAGGTAAGAGCGGTTCCTTTTCCTGTAGTTCACCTGGCGACTCATGGCCAGTTTAGCTCCAATTTCCAAAACACATTTATTCTCGCTTGGGATGGCCCGATCAACGTCAAGCAGTTGGATGAATTACTCCGAAGCAAAAATCCGCGTATACCCAGACCGATTGAATTACTTGTTCTCAGTGCTTGCGAGACAGCAACTGGAGATAAAAGAGCGGCTTTAGGGCTTGCTGGGGTAGCGGTTAGGGCGGGAGCAAGCAGCACTCTGGCAACGCTGTGGAGGGTGAGCGATTCGTCTACTGCGGCTCTGATGACTGAATTTTATCAAAAGTTAGCTAATCCCGGCATAAGTAAAGCAGAGGCACTTCGCAGCGCCCAGATTAGTCTGTTGCAGAACCGCAATTTCAGGAATCCTTATTTCTGGGCACCTTATGTTTTGGTAGGAAATTGGCTGTGAAAAGAGGGGCTAGGGAAGAGGGGCTAGGGGCTAGGGGGAAGAAAGAGAGAGGGGGGGAGGGGGAAGAGCAGAATCTTCTCTATCTTCCCTCTTCCCTCTTCCCTCTTCCCTCTTCCCTCTTCCCTAGTCCCTAGCCCCTAGCCCCTAGCCCCTAGTTTCTTATTGGGCGAACACCTTAGCGGCGGCGGCGACACCAGCCCCAGGTGTAAAGCCTTCATGTCCCAATTCTACGAGGGTTGCTTCCAAGGATGCGATCGCAGTCAGGATATCGCGATCGCTCACAAAACCCAAGTGACCGATGCGGAAGATTTTGCCTGTCAGGTGGTCTTGTCCGCCTGCTAGAGCAAGATCAAACCGCTTTTTCATGGATTTTGCGAATTTGTTCCGCATCGACTTGCAGTGGCGCTACAGCGGTAATTGCCGGACTGCCAGCACCATCGGGCGCAAACAGCGGTAAATTCAACCCTTTAATGGCAGTCCATAATTTCAGTAGTCAGTGGTCTGTAGCCAGTAGCAAATCAATATTAGATTGCAGATTTTAGATTTTAGTTTGAATCTCCAATCTAAAATCTAAAATTTAAAATCTAAAATTTAAATTTACGGTGGCCCTTGCTGGAGCTTGAGACGATCTGGACGAGAGTTCAGATCTGGGTTACCCAACTTGGGCGATTCAGCTGATTGGGAACTTACATGATTGAGCGACCAGCGATGCTCCATCGGCAAATTAGCTCGTTCGCAAGTTTCTTCAATTTGCTTCTGTATAGCGACCGCTTTACGCAGAGTTATAATCAGCTGGTGAACTTTCTCCTTTAGCTCTGGCTTTTGGGATGCTGCGAACATTGTTTGCCGTTCTAGCAGTTGGAGTATAAGTTCGTAATGTACTGGAGAGGGAACAGGAATTGGTTCCATGAACGCGAATCTACCTCATGCAAACTAATACCCAATCACGTTTGTTTTGCTGGTGTGGGGGGGCTGAATAATTTTCAGTTTTGAGTTTTGAATTTTGAGTTTTGAATTAAAAATTTTCTTCAAAGCTCAACTCTCAAAATGCTTAACTTTTTCAGGGCGGTTTTAGGTATTTTTGAGTTTTCAGTTATGAGTTTTGAGTTAAGACTGTTAATTAAAAACTCAACACGCATAAATCATCACTCTGGTAGCTCACTAACAAAAAGCTCTGCGATCGCAGATGCCGGATCTGGCTGCTTGACCAGCGATTCACCTATCAGCACCGCACCAGCACCCGCTTGCGCTACTAAGCGGAGGTCGGCTGAAGTATGCAGCCCCGATTCACTAACTACTAGGATGCCCCGTTCCTGTAGTTGGTTCCCCCTTGCTTCTAGGATCTCGCAGGTTGTTTGCAGATCGACAGAAAAATCTTTCAAGTTGCGATTGTTAATCCCAACTAGAGTAACTTTTTCTAAGCCTAACACGCGGTCTAGTTCTTCGAGGGTATGCACTTCGATCAAGGCGGTCATACTTAAGACATTGGCGATTTTAACAAAGTACTGTAGATCTTTATCTGAGAGTATGGCAGCGATCAGCAGGACGGCATCGGCACCTTTGATGCGGGCTTGATAAATCTGGTAAGGATATATTACGAAGTCTTTGCACAGCAAGGGCAAGTCAACGGCAGCACGGATGCGTTCCAGGTTCTCAAAGCTACCTTGAAAGAATTTGGCGTCTGTTAAAACGGAGATACAGTTAGCACCGGCTTGCTGGTATATTTGAGCTAGAGCTACGGGATCGAAATCTTCACGGATGACGCCTTTACTGGGAGATGCCTTTTTGACTTCGGCAATGAGGGCTGGTTTTTTAGCTGCCCCCAACAAAGCTGCCACAAAATCGCGGGTTGGGGGCGAAGAAGCTATTTTCCGCTGCAACTCACCCAAGGGTGCGCGTTCCCGCATTTGGGCAACTTCAGTTTCTTTGTGCCAGACAATTTCCTCCAAAATATTATTTGGTGCAGCATCTGGCATGGCAACTTGATAGCGCAATTCCTGTACGGCTACTGCGCGATTAGGGGGACGGCGGCGGATTTGCATACTGGGGATTGGGGATTGGGAATTGGGGATTGGGGAAGAGAGGGGCAGAGGGGCAGAGGGGCAGAGGAGAAATTTTCTTGACAACTGACAACTGACCACTGACAACTGACCACTGACCACTGACAACTGACCACTTGCACTATTCCCTTGCCCCTCTCTTGTAGGCTTCATCCAGGACTTCGGAGAGGGTGGGGTGGGCGTGGACGAGATAGGCTAGCTGATGGACAGACTGGCGAGATGCGATCGCAGCTGCTGCTTCGTGGATTAAATCGGAAGCGTGCAGACCGATGATGTGGACGCCCAGGAGTTCGCCTGTATCTTTACGGTAGATTACCTTTGCCAAACCCTCTGTTTCTACTTCTGCGATCGCTTTCGAGTTACCTTTGAAGTAACTTTTTACTGAGGCGACCTCAAATCCTTCGGCAGATCCCAATTCTTTAGCTGCTGCTTCAGTCATACCCACAAAGCTGATTTCCGGGTGGGTAAAGGCGGCTGCGGGGATGCTGCGATAGTCTGGGGTGCGATCGCGTCCGCAGATATTTTCTACTGCTGCAATGCCTTGGGCAGAAGCTGCGTGAGCTAGCATCATTTTGCCAGTTGCATCTCCAATTGCCCACAGGTGAGCTACTGGTTCGCCTGCGGATAGCACTGCCATCTTGTCATTTACGGGTATAAATCCTCGTTTGTCTGTCTCGACGCCGACAGATTCCAAGCCCATATTTTGGGTGAAGGGAATGCGACCAGTCGCCACCAGACAAGCGTCTACTTCCAAAACTTCTACGACTTCCTTAGTTTTAGCATCGGCTAACTCAATAACCACAGGCGATCCTGGAGTGACTTTCTTTGCCAGGACACCCACTTTTGTTTCGATGTCGCGGGGCGCGATGAGGATTCGTTCGGCGATTTTGGCAATATCCCGGTCAAATCCCGGCATTAGTTCTGGTAGCGCTTCAATTATGGTAATTTCGCAACCCAACGCTGAGTAAATATCGGAAAACTCTAAACCGATGTAGCCGCTACCAACAATTGCCACCCAAGGAGGCAGCGATTCCAGCTTTAAGGCGTCATCGCTGGTGAAAACTGTTTTGCCATCAATTTCAATTCCTGGGGGAACCCAAGGCACCGAGCCGGGAGCAATAATTATATCTTTTGCTGTAATGGTTTTTTCACCGGCTTCTGTGGCAACGGTAATTTTTTGCGGCCCAGCCATTTTGCCCCAGCCTTGGATAATATCTACGCCCAAGCGTTTGAGGCTGTTGGTCATATCGCCCCGCAGCTTGCTGACGATGTTGTCGGCGTGGTTTGCGATCGCACTTCGATCGAATTCCACGCTGCCCACATTTATCCCCAGCGATTTGAGATGATGGGCGTTGCGTAACTCGCGCACGCGACCGGAAGCCGCCAATAGCGCCTTTGATGGGATGCAGCCGCGATTGATGCAGGTTCCGCCCATTTGGCCTGCTTCCACGATCGCAGTCTTCAAGCCGCAGCTGACCGCATGGAGGGCGGCACCGTGTCCGCCCACCCCAGCACCCACGATCGCGAGGTCGTAATCAAATCCCTGACTCACTGAACTTCTCCTGGTGCTAAGCGCCCTTCTTAATTTTCAACTGACTGGGTGATTTAGACAACATTATTATTTTGCGGTGATACAATCCTGGGGTCAATATTGGGCATATTGAATACAGGTCAGATCCTCATCAGTACTAGCCCTGGTTATTGACCCGCTGTTTGGGAGTGAAATTTTATGGATCGGAGTAAGCAAAATCTGCGTCGTGAGGCCGCTAAAGCTTTTATAGCTAGCTTAGACCAGTTGGAGAATGTGTTGGTATCGGATGCAGTTGAGGCATCGGCATCTTTGTCTCGTGCCTTGGATGGAGCTTCCCTGTCACATCCGCAAGCAAGTCCGACTCCAATTGAACCATACGATCTCGATCGGGCCGCAGCTGAGATTGAGGCTTTTTTTCAGTCGCAATCAAAAGAGCCAAGTGCTGAGTCCTGAGTCTTGAGTAAATATTCTGAATTCAAAACTCAACACCAAAACTCATAACTATTTCCTATGACCAAAAAGGGGCTAGAAAAGTCACTCATTCAAAAGTCAGTAGGGGCGGGTTTTGTAAAATATTCTGTTGGTAATAAGATGTGTGGGCTAAACCCGCCCGTACAAAAGTCAAGAAGGGATTGGGGAAAAATCATCCAAAATTGAATAGACATCTCCAGAAATTAAAGGTGCTAACCCTTGAACCCTTGTAGAGACGTTGCATGCAACGTCTCTACATTCTTTGAAAGGAGATGTCTAATGAAGTTGTCGTTGTGCTTCGTACAAGATCAAAGCAGCTGCGATCGCTACATTCAATGATTCTACCCCTGGACTAAGGGGTATTTTCACTTGCTTGTCTGCCAACGCTACTAAATCTGGGGATAGTCCAGCGCCTTCGTTGCCTAGCAGAATCAAGGTTGGCAGGCGCAAGTCCAGTTCCCAGTAGGTCAAGTTGGTGTTGGGGATGGTGGCTACAACTTGCATCCCACGGGCTTGAGATTCTCGCACGAAAGATTTTAAATCCGAACTGACTGCCATTGGGAGGCGGAACCACTGCCCTGCTGAAGCTCTGAGTACTTTTGGGTGATCTAAATCTACACTATCTTCACTTACCCACAATCCGGCGGCACTGGCGGCGGCGGCGGTGCGGATCGTCGTACCGAGGTTGCCGGGGTCTTGGATTGTTTCTAAGGCCAACAGCACACCGGGGCCTGACAGGGGTGGTGTTTGGGTAAGAGACCTTGGTGCTAGAGCTACTACTCCATCGGGTTGAACTGTGGTAGCTAGAGCCTTTAACACTTCTGCACTTACCAGTTCCATCCGTTCGCAGCGTTTGCTTGCTTCTTGCCAAAGTTCTGGATAACGTTCCTGCCAAGCTGGCGTAAAACAGACCGTCCGCAGGGGATAATCTACAGCACAGGCTTCTGTCAGCAGGTGAGTTCCTTCCAACAGAAACATCTGCTGCTCTTTCCGCTCCTTCGCTTGATGCAGTTTGCGGATTTGCTTTACCAGTGGATTTTGAAGACTGGTCAACATTTAGGGACTAGGGGCTAGGGACTAGGGAATAGGGGCTAGGGGCAAAAGTCAAAAGAAAGAAAATTCTCCCTCTTCGCTCTTCCCTCTTCCCCTAGCCTCTAGCCCCTAACCCCTAGCCCCTTCATTGGTATGCGGAACCCGGGACTTGAACCCGGAAGGCTTGCACCACATGAACCTGAATCATGCGCGTCTACCAATTCCGCCAGTTCCGCTTGTTTTTTATTTATCTCGCGATTTATCATTATGTTGCAAGTGGTTGGGTTTGTCAACTACCAAAAACGGGAGCGCAAGAAATCGGACGCGAAAATGACTTTAGATTATGGACAACTGGAATGTTTCCTGTAGAATCTAAACAAAATTTGAAGAAGATGTACAAACGTAAATTGATTCGGAGGACAGGACAATTATTCCTACTATCGGTTTAACAGAGAGCCATGCTTCGCCCGAAGCAGATAAATCCGTTCTAGAAATATGGGGTCGCTCCACCCTTAGCGGTCACGTCAAAATTAGCGGAGCGAAGAACTCAGCGCTGGCGATCATGGCTGGTGCCTTGCTTTGCCCGGAAGATTGCCGTCTGCGTAACGTGCCCTCCTTGGCGGATGTGGGGCGGATGGGCCAGATTCTGTCAGCTTTGGGCCTTAAATTAGAGAAAAATGGCGATATTTTAGACATTGATGCCCGGAACATCAGACAATCTCAAGCCCCCTACGAGTTGGTCAGCCAGTTACGAGCCAGTTTCTTTGTGATCGGGCCTATGCTGGCGCGTCTGGGGGTGGCTAAGGTACCGCTCCCTGGCGGTTGTGCGATCGGAGCTAGACCCGTGGATCTGCACGTCCGGGGTTTGCAAGCGATGGGGGCTGATGTTCAGATTGAGCATGGGGTAGTTCATGCTTATGTCAGCGGTAGCAATCCTCGGCTAAAAGGTGCCAACATCTACCTGGACTACCCCAGCGTGGGTGCCACGGAAACCTTGATGATGGCAGCAACCTTGGCGGATGGCGAAACCATCATTGAGAACGCCGCACAAGAGCCGGAGGTTGCCGATCTGGCTAATTTCTGTCAGGCGATGGGGGCGCGGATTCGGGGTGCTGGGACAAATACCATCATCATCGATGGGGTGAAGAGGTTGCATTCTGTGGATTACAACATTATTCCCGATCGCATTGAGGCTGGTACTTTTTTGGTAGCAGGGGCGATTACGCACTCGGAATTGAGTGTATCGCCGATCGTGCCAGACCATCTCACGGCGGTAATCTCCAAGCTCAGGGCAATTGGGGCTAAAGTAATTACCGAATCTCCTAATTGCCTGCGGATTATTGGTGCCGAAAGGCACATAGCAACGGATATCGAAACTTTACCCTATCCCGGTTTTCCAACAGATATGCAGGCGCAGTTCATGGCCTTGCTGACTTTGAGCGAGGGGGACAGCGTGATTACGGAAACGGTGTTCGAGAATCGTTTGCGCCACGTAGCGGAGTTGAATCGGATGGGGGCAGATATTCGGATCAAGGGCAATCATGCGATCGTCCGAGGCGTGCAGATGTTATCTGGGGCTCCAGTGGTGGCGACCGATTTACGGGCTTCTGCGGCTTTGGTGCTAGCAGGATTGGCCGCTGAGGGAAAAACTACCATCAAGCCATTACAGCACCTCGACCGGGGCTACGAAAACCTGGTTGCCAAGTTGCAAAAGGTGGGGGCCCGATTGCAGCGGTTAGAGGCGGAGGGAGAAACTGAGGGCGACTCAGCTACTCTCAATCCGGCAAATGTGGCTGGATAAAAGGGTTGGCAACTGTTGTATGAATTTCTAGATTTCTCTAGAAATTCATTACAGATTTCTGTAGATTTTTACAAGCGGTGCATTTTCAGTCTCAAATCAGTAAAGAGCGACTAAGATCCTTGATAGAGGGCTAACCCACTTTGCAACTTTCTGGCAATTTCGCTGTATGTTCTCCTCAAAAACACAGTTAATCGGTCTGAAGGCAGACCAATTTCGTCATCCCCTGGACTTAGAAGCAACCAAGGCACTCAAGCAGTTGCCTGGTTTTGACCTAATGGTGCGGAATCTGCTTGGGCCCTTGGCCGAACAGTTTTTTTACTTAGAAAATATTGCGGCTAGCGTTTTGGTGGGGGAGAAGCAATTGCCCCACTTGCACCAGATGCTGCTAGAAGCTTGTCGGGTGTTAGATTTGGAACCCCCCCAGATGTATGTGCGGCAGCATCCGATGCCGAATGCTTACACTTTTGCGATGCGGGGGAAGCAGCCTTTTGTGGTGCTGCATACTTCTCTGATTGAGTTGCTGACGCCGGAGGAGATTCAGGCGGTGATTGCCCATGAGTTGGGGCATCTGAAGTGCGAACACGGGGTTTATCTGACGATCGCAAATATCATCATTCTGGCAGCGGGTCAATTACCTTCTTGGGGTGGTTTGATTGCCCAATCGCTACAGGGACAAATGTTGCAGTGGGTAAGATGTGCTGAGTTTACTTGCGATCGCGCGGCGCTGCTGGCCATCCAAGATTCTAGAGTGGTGAGTTCGCTGCTGATGAAGTTGGCTGGTGGTTCGCCGACTTTGGCACCTCAACTGAACCTGGATGCGTTTCTAGGCCAGGCACGGGCTTATGATGATATTAGTAGCAGCCAATTGGGGGAAATGCTCAAGGAGGCGCAGACGGCAACTCTGACTCATCCTGTGCCGGTACTGCGGGCTAGAGAGATCGATCGCTGGGCTAGCAGCAAAGATTATCAAAACCTCTTGCAAAATAGTGGGAAGCAAGGTTATGATAGTAAAGCTTCACCCAAGGGCGGGTGGCGGAATTGGTAGACGCACTACACTCAAAATGTAGCGGCCTTACGGTCATGAGAGTTCGATTCTCTCCCCGCCCACTCTTCAAAAAGTCAAAAGTCAAAAGTCAAAAAAAATAGGACTTATTTGGGTATGGGCTGACTATTTTGAAATTATTATGCTAATGTTCCTGATGAACATTTTTGTAGGGACACGGCATAATTAAAATTTCGGTCATACCAAAATTTTAATTATGCCGTGTCCAAATCAGCGTATTTGACTTCAAAGAACCGACTTATTTGGCTATGGGTTGATTATTTTGAGATGGGAGTGCGATCGTAATTAACTCTTCTATCTTTTTAATATTCGGGTCGCCTGCTAAGTAACCGATGCCTCGATGGAGGTGGAGGCGAAATTGGTTGGCGAGGATTTCTTTGTCGCATCCCAAACCGTCGTTGTGGCAGCGTTGCTTGAGGGCTAGTAATAGTATATCAGACATTTCGCCACCGAAGACGCGCCATGACATTTCGACGTTGCTGTCGGCGGGGATGGGTACGGGGGAAGGGATGGATGGTTCGGCGAGGGAACGACAAAAGGCCCAGCGACATAGGATGTTCCACTGGTCGATTTTGGTGAAGCGTCTGAGTTTGAGGAGTTGGTCTTTTGCTGTTTGGGAGAGTAGAATTCGGTTGGTTGGTGGTTCCATAGGTTTTTTTTACCACAGATGAAGAGGGATGAACACAGATGAACACAGATGGGATGATGATTTGTGTTCATCTGTGGGTTAAAGGTTTCCGGCGATACGTTTGATTTCGACTTTGGGGTTGCCGAAGTTAATGAGTAGGCAGAGGGGTAGGTTGGTAGCTTTGATGTAGTTTAGGCATTGAGCTTGATCTTTTTCGGTCATAGTTCTGATTGCTTTGAGTTCTACTAGCACACACTGTTCTACCAGCAAATCAGCTGCGAACTCTCCTACGACAATCCCATCATAATAAACTTTTATTGGGTACTGCGGGTGAACTCGCAACCCTGCTTTACGTAATTCATGTACCAAAGCATTTTCATAAACTTTCTCCAAGAAACCGCATCCCAAGGTATTCGACACTGTGAACGCACAACCTATAATCTTCTCCGTAATCCGATTCAATTCCCATCTGTGTTCATCTGTGTTCATCTGTCTTCATCTGTGGTAAAAAACTATCCTATGCTACCAAAAGTAACCCTCTTCCACAATAGTCTGGCGCTGTTCAGGATCGTATTTTAGCAGATATTCTCGTGCGATCGCATCCAGTTCTCTCAGCTTTTCTACTTCATTTTTCCCAATTTCCGTATCGGTTGAAAGTAGGATGACTTGGTGACTTGCTGAGGGGAAATATTTCTCTACTAAATTACCTCTATGAGAGGAATCAAGTCGTCCTAAAGGTGTGTCGATCGCGACTGGTAGTTGTCGTCCCGAAACTCTCGCTAATCCCCACAATAAAGCGATAGCTAATAGTTGTTTTTCTCCAGCAGATAAGCGATGTTTGGGTACTGGTTTTCCTTCGGGATCGTATAGAGAAAGGCTATAGTTATTGGCATCGATGACGACGCGATGGACTAAGTTTGATTTATGCAGGAGATACCGGAAGCATTCGGTTACTTGTATTTCTAGTTTGTTCAGTTTTTTGAGAGTTAATTTTTCGCGGAATAGTTGGAGAGTTTTTTGGACTTTAGCGACGGAGGTAATGATGTGGTGGGTATTTTTGCGGTTCATGAATTCTTCGCCGTAGGCGGCGAGGTCTTTTTTGATTTGCGCGATCGCATTTTCGAGTTCCAGCTTTTTGCGATCGGCTATTTCCGCCGCGACTTTTATTTTAATTTCTTCATCTTTTGCTTCATTGACAGCATCTAGTAAACGCTGATAAATTTCGGGCGCAGCGGCAGAAGCTAACTGTCTTTCGGTCGAGTCAATTTCCGACTCGAATTCAGTCAGATATTGCAGTTGGTTTTCAGCTTGATTAATTTCCAAAGGAAGTTGGTGATGTAGCAGAAGGCTAAGATTTTTTAGAGTTTCTGCATCAACGCCTAATCTGAATTCTTCTGGTTTGCCAATATCTTCGGCTAGAGTCTGATTTTCAACGTCTAGAAATGTTTTAATTTGCTTTATTTTTTGGGCAGTTAATTGTAGCTGATGCAGGCGATCGAGTAAACGGCGATCGCGTTCTTTTATCAAGTTTTGCGCTGCTTGTGCCTGTTGCCAACGAGATTCCTTTTCGCCTTGAATTTCCGCTTCGATGAGGAGAGGTTGAATCAAGGCTAAAGATAACGTACCTGCCGCTAATTCGCAAAGAGATTGACGCTGTTTCTGGGCTTTTTCTTTAGCCTCTTCCAGTTGTTGATCAAGCTGACTTTTTTCTCCGGCAATTTTACCGCCTTCAGAGAGGAATTTATGATCGGCTTGCTGACGATTCTTTTTAGCAATATGTGACTGATTGGTGAGATTATGTATTTCCTGAATAACCGCCTCTTTTTCATCATTATATTTATTGAGTTTGCGTTCAATTTCATCTAAATCAGCAAGTTCTTTCGCGCCAGCAAGTTGTTTGCGTTTGCGACTAACGAGAACATCTAAATCCACCGATAGACGGTCAACCAGTTCTAATCCCAAGAGAGATTTAATTGCCTCCACTACCAGAGGCGGCGGAGTGTCTAGGTCGGCCAATTCTCTGACTTGTTCGCCGTCAAAAAGAAATAAATTAGAGATACCTAAAGGCAACAAATTTTCGATGTATTCATCCCAAGTTTGGGCTAATGCCGTATCGGGCCACT encodes the following:
- a CDS encoding CHAT domain-containing protein, yielding MPKKQSVLLHYIQSLAKQARQIIGFTKLQNLKRSCAIFWGLGIVLSAHCIFTEPAISKESLDWLNFSYNLTQSNSIKTLITQNYISSDARQLLQQGKSLYQAEKFSDALRIWQEAETIFAAKKDVLNQALALNFISLAYQKLGNWENAKRAILSSLNILQTVRNAGRERAQILGIALNTQGRLQLSLGQPEDALTSLQQATAAYTQAGDEAGITGSTINLAQTLQTLGFSRRASKTLEDLEKRLQNQPDSPIKSTGLLTLANALRISGDLDKSLQICQQSLAIAQRLQSPPDIGIALLNLGNIERSLAKRVEDFAADSEDREEVEQKIKLALEYYRQAANISNYGTTRLQANLNQLSLLVDSKQRSEAQVLQSEIQSEITQLPPSQIAIYARINLAQSLMKLKLGTGEQAITNYQDIAQLLAKASQEAKSLGDKRAESFALGNLGELYEQAKQFDSAQQLTQQALLLAQANNAEDIAYRWQWQLGRLLKAEGRTQDAITAYTEAVITLQSLRSDLATINPDVQFSFRDSVEPVYRQLFDLLLQPPPVSPPVHEGGGKGEVSQKNLVQARNVIESLQLAELDNFFREACLDAIPELIDKIDRTAAVIYPVILDDRIEVILSLPQQPLRNYTTQIEQKQVESTLNDLRQALGIRHSNQEERLRLSQQVYDWLIRPIETELKTSGVQTLVFVLDGSLRNIPMAALYNGDRYLVEQYSIALTPGLQLLKRQPLTRGRLRALAGGLSESRQGFSALPGVRAELALVNAEVRGTTRLLNQEFTSATLESEVRAVPFPVVHLATHGQFSSNFQNTFILAWDGPINVKQLDELLRSKNPRIPRPIELLVLSACETATGDKRAALGLAGVAVRAGASSTLATLWRVSDSSTAALMTEFYQKLANPGISKAEALRSAQISLLQNRNFRNPYFWAPYVLVGNWL
- a CDS encoding DUF5340 domain-containing protein, which gives rise to MEPIPVPSPVHYELILQLLERQTMFAASQKPELKEKVHQLIITLRKAVAIQKQIEETCERANLPMEHRWSLNHVSSQSAESPKLGNPDLNSRPDRLKLQQGPP
- the trpC gene encoding indole-3-glycerol phosphate synthase TrpC, encoding MQIRRRPPNRAVAVQELRYQVAMPDAAPNNILEEIVWHKETEVAQMRERAPLGELQRKIASSPPTRDFVAALLGAAKKPALIAEVKKASPSKGVIREDFDPVALAQIYQQAGANCISVLTDAKFFQGSFENLERIRAAVDLPLLCKDFVIYPYQIYQARIKGADAVLLIAAILSDKDLQYFVKIANVLSMTALIEVHTLEELDRVLGLEKVTLVGINNRNLKDFSVDLQTTCEILEARGNQLQERGILVVSESGLHTSADLRLVAQAGAGAVLIGESLVKQPDPASAIAELFVSELPE
- the lpdA gene encoding dihydrolipoyl dehydrogenase yields the protein MSQGFDYDLAIVGAGVGGHGAALHAVSCGLKTAIVEAGQMGGTCINRGCIPSKALLAASGRVRELRNAHHLKSLGINVGSVEFDRSAIANHADNIVSKLRGDMTNSLKRLGVDIIQGWGKMAGPQKITVATEAGEKTITAKDIIIAPGSVPWVPPGIEIDGKTVFTSDDALKLESLPPWVAIVGSGYIGLEFSDIYSALGCEITIIEALPELMPGFDRDIAKIAERILIAPRDIETKVGVLAKKVTPGSPVVIELADAKTKEVVEVLEVDACLVATGRIPFTQNMGLESVGVETDKRGFIPVNDKMAVLSAGEPVAHLWAIGDATGKMMLAHAASAQGIAAVENICGRDRTPDYRSIPAAAFTHPEISFVGMTEAAAKELGSAEGFEVASVKSYFKGNSKAIAEVETEGLAKVIYRKDTGELLGVHIIGLHASDLIHEAAAAIASRQSVHQLAYLVHAHPTLSEVLDEAYKRGARE
- a CDS encoding TrmH family RNA methyltransferase, which codes for MLTSLQNPLVKQIRKLHQAKERKEQQMFLLEGTHLLTEACAVDYPLRTVCFTPAWQERYPELWQEASKRCERMELVSAEVLKALATTVQPDGVVALAPRSLTQTPPLSGPGVLLALETIQDPGNLGTTIRTAAAASAAGLWVSEDSVDLDHPKVLRASAGQWFRLPMAVSSDLKSFVRESQARGMQVVATIPNTNLTYWELDLRLPTLILLGNEGAGLSPDLVALADKQVKIPLSPGVESLNVAIAAALILYEAQRQLH